A segment of the Hallerella succinigenes genome:
GCTCTCACGGCGGAATATCTCCTTCAAACCGTGACCCTCGATGCCGGCAAGGAAGTTCAGCAGTGCACCAAGCGCTATGACCCGAACGCCGACAAGACGTCCGTCATTCGCTCCAAGGAAGACGCTCCGGACTACAAGTACTTCCCGGAACCGGATATGGTGCGCCTCGTGACCGATCCTGCATTCGTGGAAGAAATCCGTCGTACACTTCCGGAACTCCCGGATGCCCGTTACGCTCGATTCCTCAACGACTTTAAGCTCACCGAATACGATGCTCAGGTTTTGACCGATGACATCAAGGTTAGCAACTGGTTCGACGCAGCTGCAAAGACTTGCAAGAACCCGAAGATCCTTGCTAACTGGGTCATTACGGAACTTCTCCGCGAGGTGAAGGAACTCGAAGGCGGCTTTGACGCGATCAAGGTTGTGCCGGAACAGCTCTCCCGTTTGGTGAATTTGATCGAAGAAGGCACGATCAACGGTAAGATTGCAAAGCAGGTCTTTGCCGACATGTTCGAAACCGGTAAGGATCCGGACACGATTGTAAAGGAAAAGGGTCTTGTGCAGATTACCGATACGGCTGCAATCGAAAAGACGGTGATGGAAGTCGTCGAAAAGAATGCGGCTCAGTTTGCGGAATTCAAGGCGGGTAAGGTCGCTCTTAAGGGCTTCTTCGTCGGTCAGGTGATGAAGTGCTCGGGCGGCAAGGCCAACCCGAAAATCGTGAACCAGATTCTCGACAAGCTTGCACAGGGTTAATCTTTCCTTGAAACGCTTATGCAAAAGCCCTTTCCGAGGGCCCTCGTTCGGAGGGGCTTTTGTGGTTGTGTTCTGGATGCTTCTAGCGTCGAGTTCTTCTTTTGCGGCGATGGATGCTTACGATTCGATGTATGTGAATACGTTGAATATGTCGGATGCGGAAGCGGCTGCCGTTTACGGTGTGGATTCTTCAAAGATTGAAGTCAAACCGACACGCCAGGAATTGCAGGAAGAAAAGGAGCCTGAGTACGTGATGCGCGATTACAATCACAGGGAACAGGTGATTGTCGGGGTGTCAGTGATGCTCTGTGTTGCGCTTGCGATGGTGATGATGAACAATTATAATCCCTCGCGCTGACAAAAACCCACATAAAACTCAAAAACGTCTAAATTGAGCGAACAAAACGGCAATTTTTATAAAATTGCCTCTTTCAATCACTCTTATTCAAACGCAACCCTACTCAATCCACATAGTTGTTGGTTACCCTTCCACAACTTTCCATTCGCCGATGGTACGCTTTTCTGCATCGAACGATACGCCAATCTTGAACAACTTTTTCGGCGAGCCGTCCTTGGCCATCGTGACGGAATATGGAATCAAATACCCCTTTTCATCGATTTGTTTCAGCGCGTCGTCTGCGGTGCCGTTCTTGTCCAACTTGAACTCGAACATATAGACTGCATCGGCGGTCTCGACAACGGCATCGCTTCGGCCCGCGGCACTGCATTCTTCGGTACGCACGACGTATGGCGTACACAGTTTGAATATCAGGAACAGCACCGTCTTGTAGTGGTTTTCGTCCTTGCGTTCCGCATTGTACGGGATGCCGCTCATGAACGCGCGGATGTGCGCCAGTGCCTTTTCAATCTCCTTTTCTTCCAAGGCATCGACAAAGCGCAATAGGAACGAATCGTTATCGACAACATCGTCCATGGCGTAGTAGGGCATCAGCGCCTTCAGGAATCCGAGGCGGACTTCGTCATTTGGAAAACCCAGCAGATAGCGGTTGCCGGCTTTTGTCGACTTGATGGTCAGGTAGCCGCTCTGGTAAAGCATCGGGATGGGGTTCTTGGCAGTCTCCGTCGGGGCGTCGAACATGTCAAGAGTTGCCTCGAACCCGGTATCGAAAGGCGTCGGGTCCACCTTGTACTTGCGCATGAGCCTGGTCAGAATCGTCGGCGTACCGGTCGCAAACCAATAGTTGGCAAGTTCTCCATCACTTAGCGAATTGATTAGGCTGAACGGATTGAAAACGTCCGGTGAGTTTTTACAGAAATGATAGCCGTCGTACTGACGCTTGAGCGCCTCGCATGCCCCGTCATAAGTCAAGCCGTTCTTGTCGGCGAGGGCCTGGATCTCGGGCTGCATCTGTGTCAGCACTTCTTCTTTCGTAATTCCGCAGATGGCCGCGTAGTCATCGTTCATCGTGATGACCTTCAAATTGTTGAGTTCGCTGAAAATCGAGAGCTGGCTGAACTTGCTGATGCCCGTGAGGAACACGAAGCGGAGGATGCCGCCCAAGGCCTTCAATGGACTGTACAAGTCTCGCATACGGGTTCGAATTTTTTTCAGAAGTTCCGTATCGCCCATGGCTTCCAGAACAGGCGCATCGTATTCATCGACAAGCACCACCACCGGTTCGCCAGTCTGTTCGTTCGCCGCATAAATTAAATTAGTAAGGCGAGCACCCCAGGCACGATTGTTGCGGTCGTGCTTTATTCCATATTTTTTTTCGACTACGCCCAGAATGCTATCCATGTTGGCGGCAAAGATTTCGTCATCCAAATCTTTGATTCGACTCATGTCAAGCCGGATGACCGGGTACTTTTTCCACTCGGTCTCCAGCTTTTCCATCGCGAGGCCCGTAAACAGGTCCTTGCGACCTTCAAAATAGCATTGCAGCGTGCTGACCAGCAGCGATTTTCCGAAGCGGCGCGGACGGGACAGAAAGTAATACAGGTCCGTATGGGTCAATTTATAGACAAGGTCAGTCTTGTCTACATAATACATGCCGTCTTCGCGAATTCGCGCGAAATCCTGCACGCCGATGGGGAATCTCTTTAACGCCATGGCAACAATATACATTTTTTCGGCAGGGCAGGCATTACTCCCCGATGGGGGTGCCGTAGGCAGGCTGGGAATGTGCTATATTTCGGGGATAGCGAGGTGCCTAAACCCACAGAAAAATTTTGAAATACAACAGTCCGCACCACTGAGCGCTGCGGATATTCAAGCCCTGCTCTCTATAGACCCGGACAACATGGGCGGCAAGGGCGAAACGAAAGTTTAATAATAGGAGTATGAAATGAAAACGATTAAGAAAATTGGCTTTGTGAGTGCGGTTGCATTTGCGATGCTTGCGTTCTCGGCTTGCGATGACTCTTCGTCGGTTAGTTCCGACGAAACCGGTACTTCCAGTTCATCGGTAGAAACTTCTGATTTGGATGAGTCGTCATCTTCTGTTGACAAGAAGTCGTCGGGAAATGAATCTACGGAAAAAGACAAGTCTTCCAGTAGTGTCAAGGGTTCCGAGCCCGCCGAAGTGTCCAGCAGTTCCGCAAAAGAAACAAAGAATTCATCTGATTCCAAGAGCTCCAGTTCCGTGAAGTCAGATGATTCTTCTAGCAGCAAGAAGGATACGTCCAGTTCGTCGGTGAGTTCGTCTTCAAGCAATAAGCAAAGTAGTAGTTCCGTAAAGTCTTCCAGTTCTTCCGTGAAACAATCTAGTTCTAGTTCAAATGTTACTCAATCGTCAAGCAGCATTGTAAAAGGGGAGTACTTTAATCCAAGTCTCTCATATAGTGAGTTTGAAGATGATAGAGACCATCGTGTTTACAAGTATTTGACTATTACAGGGAAAAATCAAAGCGGCGAAACTGCTTCGGTTACCGTTATGGCAGAAAACTTGAATGTCGGTGAAATGATTGAAGGAACGTTGAACCAGTCTAACGAATCTAAAATTGAAAAATACTGCTATAACAATGATACTGCGATTTGCTTGACTTATGGAGGGCTATATCAGTGGGCAGAGATGATGCAATTGCCGAGCCGTTGTAATACAGAAAGTTGTGCAGGCTCGATTCACGAAAACCATCAGGGAATTTGCCCGAAGGATTGGAGACTTTTAACATATGATGATATGTATATAATTGTTCATGCGGACAAAAATAAGAATGGGGTTTCTGATATAAGAGCAACATTCTTTGGTGGTTTGAATTATAGTGGCTATACATTGATTGGTGCGGGGTATCTTTGGAATTACAATTTTAAAAATTTAGATGAATCAACATATTGGTTCTATCCAGAAGAAGGATCTTTGGATAAACCATCTGCTTTGACAGGCTCCCAAAGTAGAAGCACGACGAGTGGCTTTGGAGGACATACACAGAGTGCGTATAAGACACATGGATTTTCAGTCAGGTGTGTAAAAGTAGACTAACGGTTCTGTTAAAAAGGGTGATATATGGCCAAGAAAAAATACGATCGCGGAATGAACAATTTCAAAATTGAGCAGCTCGAACCCCGCCAGATGTTTAGTGCCGATGTTGGTCTAAATGATATTGAACAACAGCTGGAAAACATCCCTGACATTGTTGAAAATACTTTGGAAAGTATTGATAACCTGCAAATGTCAAACCTTGGTCTAGATGCCACCCTTAACTCTGCGTCGGCTATTTTGCCGGATATCGCGACAGATATACAATCGCTGATTTCTTCGACTTTTGCAAATTATAAGAATTCTTTACCTCCAAATACGGAATCCATTTCACTAGATACCCTTGCCGCTGAATTAAATAGTCGTCCCTTAAAAAGTCAATTCACGAGTGCAGGACAAGAGCGTTCGCATTTTTTGTTCATTCCGTTCCACAGAAGGCAAAAACCGTACAGCCATTCCAACAGGACAAAAAAACGCCTCATGGCCCTCTTGAAGTTGAACGCCGCTGCTGCAAGCTTTGCATTGAGCATGTCGCCAAAGATTCCCTTGTAGAAGTTGCGACCCATGCGGTGGTCGCTCTTCAAGTGACCATTGATTGGTTCGATGCCAGCCCTCTTGCAAAAAAGCTTGTGAGCCTTTTCCTTCTGGTAGTAAGTCGCGTTTTTCTTCGGAACGTCCGGTATCACGATCTTTGTCGTTCCGGATTCCTTTTGTCCGCGGTAGCCTCGGTCGCATGCGGCCCGGCTCGGCCTGAATCCAAGCATTTGTTCAACATGGTCAAGCGTATCGTCTATCGTATGTCCGTCATACTCGTCCCGGAACGAGACCGCGCCGACAATGATGCCGCTGTAGCTCCGGGCGATTGACACCTTGTTGCCGAACTCGTATTTCTTGTGTTCCTTGCCCTTGCCGATGCATTTTACTTCGGGTTCGTGAAGCGAATAGACCTTGTCCTTGTCGCACCTCTTCTGCTCCAAAACTTTTTTGAAAAGCTCGATTTTTTCTTTGTACGTGTTCAACAAGTTCTTGCTGGCGAGATTTCGCTCTAATTCACGGACGAGCCGTCCCGCGATTGTCTTCTGCCTGCGATCCGCCTTGTGAGCCTTCTTGGCGTTTTTCGGGTGATTGCGGAAACGCTGGTCACGATGGACCTTCTTCAAGGTTCTCTTGTAGGACTGTCTCTGCGGAAGGCCGTGTTCTTCCACGATCCTCTGTACCTGTTCTATTATCTTGTTCGCAAGTTTGGCGTCTGTAGGGAACGTGATGTTCTTTTCCTGCACGGTCGTGTCGAGAAAGACCGTGCCGCTTCCTGTCGGTCCCTTTTTGTCATGGTCGGCATTGACACGGATACTTTCCTTGAGGATCATGTCCATGCCCGCTTCGCCAATCATGTGCCGGAAGTGGACAAGTTCGCTCGGGTCGCAGGGCTGCTCCGTCGAGAAGAACCGTTCTCCGCAAAAATACTGGTAATAGGCGTTTTCCTGAAACTGCTCCACGACGGACTCGTCCGATACGTTGCGGATGTGCTTCAGGATGATGAGCCCGGTCATGAGACGGATCGGCTTGTTTGGCGCACCCATCTTTTCGTCGAACAATTTGGAAAACTCGGTCTCGAACTTGTTCCAGTCAATCTTGTTCGCAAGAACGTAAAGGGGATGCTTGTGGTTCAACTGTTCCTCAAGGGAGCAGAAAAGGCTTGTCTGGGCGTGGGATTTTGGCGGTCTGTACATGGGAAAAATTGCAAGGTTTTCAGTCATACTTTAGAAAACCTTGCAATATTTTCACAGGGTAGAAATCAATTTTTCCTAATAGTTATGCAGGCTGGGCGGGATTTTAAGGGACGACTAAATAATAGAATCACGACTGATTTGCCACAGAGTTTTGTTAATCCTTCGTTCAGTGTGCAAAATGAAGATACACTTAAATTGAATCTAGGTTATCAATCTAACGCTGATGTCGGAAACTTGAATATAGATGCCGTGGCCCTACAGACGAACAATGAGACCATTTCAGCCTCGGTGTTGGCGAATGTGTCGGTAGAGATTGATTTTGACAAGGATGATGATGAAATCCCTGCTGAAAACAGAGACTCCTATAACAACTTATTTAAGTGCGTGCAAAATTCTTTTGGAAAGCGAATACTCTACAACTGTTGTTGAAAAGGTGAAACGTGAACTTGCCACGACGAAAAAGGATGGTTGGTCTAATGCATTGAATGGCAATACCGAACTTCTGGATATTGTACGAAGGTCTCGAAAATCCGCATGGGAGCCATATTTACATTGGGCTCAAACATCTTTGTGGTATCAAAATAAGTATTGCTAGAAGCCGCAGAACTGGACGATTTTGCGGAAACTAGTTTGTGCGCATTTTGCGATCGTCTTCCCACGTTTGCATTTTCTGAATGAGAAGTTGCTTGAGTGACTCCATTCCTATATTTTCTTTAGCGCTGATTTGGAGTGCTTCGGGATAATGATTTAAAAGTTCCTGTCTGCGTTCGGGGCTAGCGCTTTCAGCTTTGTTGAACGCGATGATACGCGGAATTTTTGGATCGATCAAATCTTCCAAGATTTTGTGTGTAATTTCTAGGTGCTCCTGGTAATCGTTCGCGGTGGCATCGACGACGTTTAAAATGCAGTTTGCCTTGCTTGCTGCGCCAAGCGTACTTTTGAATGTATCGATTAGATGGTGGGGAAGTTTGCGGATAAAGCCGACCGTATCGGAAAGCAGAATGAACTTGCCGTCTCCCACGTAGAGTTTGCGCATAGTGCTGTCGAGAGTGGCAAAGAGCTGGTCTTTTACATAGACGTTGCTAGACGTTAAACGGTTCGTGAGCGTACTTTTGCCTGCATTTGTGTAACCGACGATGCCGACTTGGAAAGTGTCTTCACGGCGTACGGCTTGACGTTCGCGAGCGTCCTCGATTTTGACGAGTTTCTTTTTGAGTTCCTGAATCTTTTTGTGGATAATGCGACGGTCCGTTTCGAGCTGCGTTTCGCCTGGACCGTTCATGCCGATGCCGCGTCCGCCTGCTTGGCGGGAAAGGTGCGTCCAGGCGTGGGTAAGCCTTGGAACCAAATATTGGAGCTGTGCCACTTCGACCATCAGGCGGCTTTCGGCGGTTACTGCATGCTTTGCGAAAATATCAAGAATAATGCCTGTGCGGTCTAAAACCTTGATTCCGGGCAAGCGCTGTTCCAAATTGCGAACCTGAGAACCGGAAAGGTCGTCGTCAAAAATCACAAGGCTCGCTTCGTCTTCTTCGAGGGCTGTTTTGATTTCGGAAACCTTTCCTTCGCCGATGAGCGTCGCCGGATTGAATGCTTGCACGCGTTGCATAAAAGTGCGGGTGACGATTGCGCCTGCGGTTTCGGCAAGACGTTGAAGTTCGGCGAGATGTTCTTCCGCTATCACCTTTCGGATGCGCGGAGTGATAATGCCCACGAGGATCGCTTTCTCAATAGGATGTTGCATACGCTGAATAATATAAAGAAAAAACGGCTCTTCATCAACATGTGTGGGTGGCTTCGCCACCCTTTTTTTGTTGACTTTCGCCTAAATCAAACAAAAAAAATGGGCTATTTTCTAAAATTTAATCGCCAAAAAAAACAGAAGAAAAAGCCCATGTCAAAATTATACAAATCCATCTTCAATGTCAACGGCTGTTCAGTCGTCAAGCAGGAGCAAACCGACACCACGGTCACCATCACGGTAAGACTCACCAAGGGCAACGCCAGCAGGTGCGGCTGTTGTGGGCGAAAAGGGAAGCTCTACGACAACGGCCGGGAACAGAGGGTATGGCGGACGCTCGATCTCGGCACGAAGATGGGCTTCATCAGGATGGACACCTACAGGGTGAAGTGCAGGAAGTGCGGCGTAAAAACGGTGAAGGTGCCGTGGGCAAGCCACAGGTCAGGCTTCACCGACGCCTTCGAGCAGCAGGTCGCATGGGCCGTATGCAGCATGTCGAAAAAGGCTGTCGCAAAGCAGCTACGCATCGCCTGGAATACCGTGGGAGAAATCGCCGACCGCGTATGGGAACGCCTGGACACAAGGCCTATCAAGGCAGGCTGCATCTTCAGGCGCATAGGCATCGACGAGACCAGCTACAAGAAAGGGCACAAGTACATAACGGTGGTAGTGGATCACGACAGGCGCTGCGTGATCTGGGTCCACGAGGGCTACGGGAAGGAGGTGCTGGACCTCTTCATGAGGGAACTCAGCGAAGAGCAGCGCAAGGGCGTGGAGCTTGTGACTTGTGACGGAGCCAAGTGGATAAGGTCAAGCATCGAGGAGTTCCTGCCCAATGCCGAACGGTGCGTGGACAGCTTCCATGTCGTACAGTGGGCGACAGAAGCCCTGGACAAGGTCCGTGTGGAAGCCTGGAAGGAGGCCCGCAAGGAAAACCGCAATCAGAAACGGGGCCGAGGCAGGCCCACGAAGGATAGCGTCCCGAAGGACCGCACCGCGGAGGGGATAAAGAACTCCAGGTACGCTCTGGGCAAGGCTCCAGAGAACCTTAACGAAAGCCAGCAGAGAAAAATAGAACTCATAGCAAGCCGCTATCCGCGTCTCTACAGGGCATACCAGCTCAAGGAGGAACTGCGCATCATCCTGAAGATGGGCTATGACGATGCCAGGGAAAATCTGGACAGGTGGCTGTGGCGTGCAAGCCACTCACGCATCGGCTCAGTCAAGGATCTGTACGCAAAGATCAAGCGTAACTACGACGGAATCCTCAACACAATCAGGCTGGGCGTGTCAAACGCAAGGATCGAGGCGACGAACAACAAGATAAAGCTACTGATACGGACTGCCTATGGCTTCAGGAACATGAACAACATGCTGTCGCTGATAATGTTGAGCTGTTCCTATGTCGATGTAAAGATAGCCTACGAATGGGAATCGGAATCGAGAGAATCATCTAGCAAGGCAGCCTAAATGCTACCACACATGTTGATGATGCCTCGAAAAAACACGCAACCCAATGTTGCGTGTTTCGAGATTGAACAGAAATGTGCGAGTTGGACTCAGAACTTATTTGTGAATGTTGATGGGCTTTGCTTCGAGGAAGGATCCACAAGAAACCTTGACGATGTAAGTGGTGCTCGGAAGTCCCATCTTATTCAAGTCAAAATTGTACTGATGGTCACCAGCCTTCTTGTATCCAACGATTTCGCTTGCGACCAGTGCACCGTAGGCGGTGAAGAGACTGACCTTGACATTGTCGTTTCGGTCGAGAGTGTAATTCACATGGAGAATTCCCTTGTTATGCGAAAGTTCCAGGTGACTTGCGACACCGTTCAAGCCGTACATTAATGCGGTTGTCATTTCTCCTTCGCCGCTTGAACTTTCGTTGGTCACGGTAATTGTGATTGTGTAAGTGACGAGTTTGTTGTTGTAGCTAAAGCCTTGCGTGAGGGTGTATGAGTTTCCGTTCGAAACGCGGTTCGGGTAATGTCCGATTCTTGCGACTTTAGAAGTCATATCGAATTCCGAATAGATTGTCGCATTTTCGTTTGCGTATTCGACGACTTCACCGTTTGCATTGAACCAATGGCCCGGCGCATTTGCGGTCGAACTTGTATTCAAAGTTCCGTTCGGTTCAAGTGCAAAATAGGTGGCTAATGTGGCGACTTCCGATGCGGAAATGCCAAGTGCCGAGGCGACTTCGGAAAGCTTCAGGTCAAAGGTGACGGCCGCGTAATTATCGTCGATCGGGAGCTTTAGATTGACGTTGTAATTCAAAGCGATTGTTGCTGCGGTAGAGGCTTCGCTTGAACTGGATACTTTGGAGCTCGAACTGTAATTTTCAGAAGAGCTCGAACTGATGGATGTAGAAGAACTCGAATAGGACGGTCCCGAAGAGCTCGAAGACAGGTTTGTCCAGTCGTAATCCAGCTCGAAGTTGCGATAGTAAGCGGTGTTTGCGTTTCCGGCTCCGCTGATGCCTGTTTCAGGCTTTAAGCGATAGTCGTAATGGTAGGTGCGAATATTTTCGTTTCCTGTGTAAGCGTATTCTGTGTTCACGATAATGGCGAAGACCATTTGAGAACCATTCGTTGTCGACGGTATTTTGTCGAGATTCAAAATGGCGGTTCCTTCGCCGGTAATCGGTTCGCTGTAAACCGGCGTGCCGTCCGTGGCGCGGTAGGCGAGAAGAAAGTTCATATTCGTGTTGTTCGAATGGCTGCCGGTCGGATAGAAGGTAACGCTGACTTGCGAGGCTCCGCTAGAAACTTTCAGCGGCACCACATTGGCTCCGGACCAACCCGGAGTCGTTTCGGATGTAGGGATTAGATATCCGCTCGAATCGGTCGTCGATTGGTACGGCGTCATCGTCCACGTGTAACTGTAATTTTTGTTATCCCAATAATCTTGTTCCCAGTAGCTAGTCTGACCAAACTGTTGATTCAAAAGATCGCGAATGGATTCGGACCATTCTTTCATATCGAGCATCGCAAGCTTGGCACGGAATTCCGTAATCAAACGGCGAACCCCTGCATCTCCAAGACCAATGTCTAAACCATAGGATTCAAGCAGGTAAGGCGTTTTGCCGTAAGCGTGACCGTATATCCAACGCACGGAACCTGTACCGAGCCAAGTTCCCATGAAGGTCGGGAAAATATTGCTGTACTGCGCACCTCCCAAGAGATACCTCTGGTTTTTACCGGTAACGCCCTGCGCTCCTGGGCCACCAAACGTGCCATCGATCAGCCAACCGGAATAGCATTCGATCGGCATAAACGGGGCGATTACCGTGGCGGCATTCAAAAAGCCCATTCCGCTGT
Coding sequences within it:
- the gatB gene encoding Asp-tRNA(Asn)/Glu-tRNA(Gln) amidotransferase subunit GatB, which translates into the protein MSKYYPVIGLEIHCQLATKTKMFCGCEVEVNTSPNKHVCPVCLGFPGAMPVPNKKAVEYAIRLGLALHCEIDLNAMWTRKNYFYPDLPKGYQITQTGGLPIYDHPICRNGWLEIKRADGVVRRIGITRIHMEEDAGKLVHDMSPTGSHFDANRCGTPLCEIVTEPDIRSPEEAVLTFKKIKQILEYTGVSHANMENGNIRCDGNISIRPSEDAPYGTRAEIKNLNSFTNLEKALTAEYLLQTVTLDAGKEVQQCTKRYDPNADKTSVIRSKEDAPDYKYFPEPDMVRLVTDPAFVEEIRRTLPELPDARYARFLNDFKLTEYDAQVLTDDIKVSNWFDAAAKTCKNPKILANWVITELLREVKELEGGFDAIKVVPEQLSRLVNLIEEGTINGKIAKQVFADMFETGKDPDTIVKEKGLVQITDTAAIEKTVMEVVEKNAAQFAEFKAGKVALKGFFVGQVMKCSGGKANPKIVNQILDKLAQG
- a CDS encoding ATP-binding protein; translated protein: MYIVAMALKRFPIGVQDFARIREDGMYYVDKTDLVYKLTHTDLYYFLSRPRRFGKSLLVSTLQCYFEGRKDLFTGLAMEKLETEWKKYPVIRLDMSRIKDLDDEIFAANMDSILGVVEKKYGIKHDRNNRAWGARLTNLIYAANEQTGEPVVVLVDEYDAPVLEAMGDTELLKKIRTRMRDLYSPLKALGGILRFVFLTGISKFSQLSIFSELNNLKVITMNDDYAAICGITKEEVLTQMQPEIQALADKNGLTYDGACEALKRQYDGYHFCKNSPDVFNPFSLINSLSDGELANYWFATGTPTILTRLMRKYKVDPTPFDTGFEATLDMFDAPTETAKNPIPMLYQSGYLTIKSTKAGNRYLLGFPNDEVRLGFLKALMPYYAMDDVVDNDSFLLRFVDALEEKEIEKALAHIRAFMSGIPYNAERKDENHYKTVLFLIFKLCTPYVVRTEECSAAGRSDAVVETADAVYMFEFKLDKNGTADDALKQIDEKGYLIPYSVTMAKDGSPKKLFKIGVSFDAEKRTIGEWKVVEG
- a CDS encoding FISUMP domain-containing protein, yielding MKTIKKIGFVSAVAFAMLAFSACDDSSSVSSDETGTSSSSVETSDLDESSSSVDKKSSGNESTEKDKSSSSVKGSEPAEVSSSSAKETKNSSDSKSSSSVKSDDSSSSKKDTSSSSVSSSSSNKQSSSSVKSSSSSVKQSSSSSNVTQSSSSIVKGEYFNPSLSYSEFEDDRDHRVYKYLTITGKNQSGETASVTVMAENLNVGEMIEGTLNQSNESKIEKYCYNNDTAICLTYGGLYQWAEMMQLPSRCNTESCAGSIHENHQGICPKDWRLLTYDDMYIIVHADKNKNGVSDIRATFFGGLNYSGYTLIGAGYLWNYNFKNLDESTYWFYPEEGSLDKPSALTGSQSRSTTSGFGGHTQSAYKTHGFSVRCVKVD
- a CDS encoding IS5 family transposase gives rise to the protein MYRPPKSHAQTSLFCSLEEQLNHKHPLYVLANKIDWNKFETEFSKLFDEKMGAPNKPIRLMTGLIILKHIRNVSDESVVEQFQENAYYQYFCGERFFSTEQPCDPSELVHFRHMIGEAGMDMILKESIRVNADHDKKGPTGSGTVFLDTTVQEKNITFPTDAKLANKIIEQVQRIVEEHGLPQRQSYKRTLKKVHRDQRFRNHPKNAKKAHKADRRQKTIAGRLVRELERNLASKNLLNTYKEKIELFKKVLEQKRCDKDKVYSLHEPEVKCIGKGKEHKKYEFGNKVSIARSYSGIIVGAVSFRDEYDGHTIDDTLDHVEQMLGFRPSRAACDRGYRGQKESGTTKIVIPDVPKKNATYYQKEKAHKLFCKRAGIEPINGHLKSDHRMGRNFYKGIFGDMLNAKLAAAAFNFKRAMRRFFVLLEWLYGFCLLWNGMNKKCERSCPALVN
- the hflX gene encoding GTPase HflX; translated protein: MQHPIEKAILVGIITPRIRKVIAEEHLAELQRLAETAGAIVTRTFMQRVQAFNPATLIGEGKVSEIKTALEEDEASLVIFDDDLSGSQVRNLEQRLPGIKVLDRTGIILDIFAKHAVTAESRLMVEVAQLQYLVPRLTHAWTHLSRQAGGRGIGMNGPGETQLETDRRIIHKKIQELKKKLVKIEDARERQAVRREDTFQVGIVGYTNAGKSTLTNRLTSSNVYVKDQLFATLDSTMRKLYVGDGKFILLSDTVGFIRKLPHHLIDTFKSTLGAASKANCILNVVDATANDYQEHLEITHKILEDLIDPKIPRIIAFNKAESASPERRQELLNHYPEALQISAKENIGMESLKQLLIQKMQTWEDDRKMRTN
- a CDS encoding ISL3 family transposase, which gives rise to MSKLYKSIFNVNGCSVVKQEQTDTTVTITVRLTKGNASRCGCCGRKGKLYDNGREQRVWRTLDLGTKMGFIRMDTYRVKCRKCGVKTVKVPWASHRSGFTDAFEQQVAWAVCSMSKKAVAKQLRIAWNTVGEIADRVWERLDTRPIKAGCIFRRIGIDETSYKKGHKYITVVVDHDRRCVIWVHEGYGKEVLDLFMRELSEEQRKGVELVTCDGAKWIRSSIEEFLPNAERCVDSFHVVQWATEALDKVRVEAWKEARKENRNQKRGRGRPTKDSVPKDRTAEGIKNSRYALGKAPENLNESQQRKIELIASRYPRLYRAYQLKEELRIILKMGYDDARENLDRWLWRASHSRIGSVKDLYAKIKRNYDGILNTIRLGVSNARIEATNNKIKLLIRTAYGFRNMNNMLSLIMLSCSYVDVKIAYEWESESRESSSKAA
- a CDS encoding DUF4859 domain-containing protein, with product MKQKKILSTLLAGTLSLSFAANGDSYTWPSYRSDLDYDTKANIGIINPPTEFNTDCNGVTGKKAGKWWAFYWGANRDSRITDVTIDSILKKYDTDFGYLYDSLGWAPDAQAQEGKYSAIYYYGSGTCAGGAVSDTTGGWQTWVAGYTAVAASFYPLYSFNTSCPYSDRVAQMDAMVHEGIHSMTNGYPGAKEAHWFQEAGNTWIQQDMFSRRNQVYSGMGFLNAATVIAPFMPIECYSGWLIDGTFGGPGAQGVTGKNQRYLLGGAQYSNIFPTFMGTWLGTGSVRWIYGHAYGKTPYLLESYGLDIGLGDAGVRRLITEFRAKLAMLDMKEWSESIRDLLNQQFGQTSYWEQDYWDNKNYSYTWTMTPYQSTTDSSGYLIPTSETTPGWSGANVVPLKVSSGASQVSVTFYPTGSHSNNTNMNFLLAYRATDGTPVYSEPITGEGTAILNLDKIPSTTNGSQMVFAIIVNTEYAYTGNENIRTYHYDYRLKPETGISGAGNANTAYYRNFELDYDWTNLSSSSSGPSYSSSSTSISSSSSENYSSSSKVSSSSEASTAATIALNYNVNLKLPIDDNYAAVTFDLKLSEVASALGISASEVATLATYFALEPNGTLNTSSTANAPGHWFNANGEVVEYANENATIYSEFDMTSKVARIGHYPNRVSNGNSYTLTQGFSYNNKLVTYTITITVTNESSSGEGEMTTALMYGLNGVASHLELSHNKGILHVNYTLDRNDNVKVSLFTAYGALVASEIVGYKKAGDHQYNFDLNKMGLPSTTYIVKVSCGSFLEAKPINIHK